A genomic segment from Nocardia cyriacigeorgica GUH-2 encodes:
- a CDS encoding WhiB family transcriptional regulator, giving the protein MPMPTHLPGPNADVWDWQMRGSCRGVDSAVFFHPDGERGRARTAREMRAKEICHSCPVLMQCRTHALKVSEPYGIWGGMSETEREMHARRNRRRMAV; this is encoded by the coding sequence ATGCCCATGCCCACCCACCTTCCCGGACCGAACGCCGATGTCTGGGATTGGCAGATGCGCGGATCCTGCCGCGGCGTGGACTCCGCGGTGTTCTTCCATCCCGACGGCGAGCGCGGCCGCGCCCGGACCGCGCGCGAGATGCGCGCCAAGGAGATCTGCCACAGCTGCCCGGTGCTGATGCAGTGCCGCACCCACGCCCTCAAAGTCAGCGAGCCCTACGGCATCTGGGGCGGCATGTCCGAGACCGAGCGGGAGATGCATGCCCGGCGCAACCGGCGCCGGATGGCGGTCTGA